From Limibacter armeniacum, one genomic window encodes:
- a CDS encoding alpha-mannosidase encodes MENNVYHVISNTHWDREWRFPFQRNRQMLTDMMDAVLGILESDPEYRAYHLDSQSIVLRDYLEVKPHKKEQIIQFVKENRLLIGPWYILPDQFQVGGENHVRNLLLGHKVCAEHGGVSKIGYSPFSWGQISQLPQLYKQFNIDLIMFYRGINALESPRSEFMWEGADGTRMVSSRFSTMPRYNFYFYIYRNAVHNEDPWEVEYKWSKGGTPFHFADRQQQDEDFFIVAPVEGYYPETLEPWANRLREEQDHDFTTPHKIWMEGHDSSGPNGKTVQIIKDIKEKMNLDVRHSTLLEYAKHIAESVNEEELSLVTGERRSAQANRRSGNLYGYTTSARMYLKQKNFDAERWLQFYAEPFNVFSGLQGRDIRDQYLDIAWEKVLQNAAHDSIGGCSLDAIHDDMMHRYKEVIEISRGVFERAMKHSVLQLNTDRLVDPSEEQVNDKVFLVAVNPNNSNRTTVVEAYLDIPVEFDQEGFEIVDEDGKVLNCQLIERMPQQHVLEQMTNRPMFFDMVRYRAYVELTDLPAFGMKAFRIKPKALVLEPKDRLVTVLSQPVMENSFLKVTINANGTLNVIEKLSGTEYNEIAYLYDEGEAGHAWVNTPTAPFVTTEKAKPEIEVLENGALSATVAIRHTLSLYNNLSDRKAENGNVTDVPVTLLVTLTKNAKRVDFQIEMDNKVESHRLRIMFPTGLTGATHSFGEGQFDVVKRSLERPDTTEWVEQPMYDFPMHQFVDLTDGKKGAAILVDGLKEYEVLEDQDKTIAITLLRGFEFIINPAAEQDYTHEKGSQCLGKQSFRLSFYPHQGDWTEGNVYTEALDFNYEVRLIQTGPLNGNLGTSTSFLNIENKDIQFSALKKAESDQERTAVLRIFNPTEATQKTAVNFGFELASATLMTLEEKEIENLQLSGQQSFELELGAKKIVTVKVEFK; translated from the coding sequence ATGGAGAATAACGTTTATCACGTAATATCGAACACACACTGGGATAGGGAATGGCGTTTTCCTTTCCAAAGAAACAGACAAATGCTTACCGACATGATGGATGCCGTACTGGGGATTCTGGAATCAGATCCTGAGTACAGGGCATACCATCTGGATAGCCAGTCCATTGTCCTGAGAGACTATTTGGAAGTGAAACCTCACAAAAAAGAACAGATCATCCAGTTTGTGAAGGAGAACCGTCTGTTGATCGGACCTTGGTACATCTTGCCTGACCAGTTTCAGGTAGGGGGCGAAAACCATGTCCGTAACCTACTGCTTGGGCACAAGGTCTGCGCAGAGCACGGTGGTGTTTCCAAGATCGGTTACTCTCCATTCTCATGGGGACAAATCTCTCAGTTGCCTCAGCTTTACAAGCAGTTCAATATTGACCTGATCATGTTCTACAGGGGCATCAATGCACTGGAGTCTCCTAGGTCAGAGTTTATGTGGGAAGGTGCAGACGGCACACGTATGGTGTCTTCACGTTTCTCTACTATGCCGAGATACAATTTCTATTTCTATATCTACCGCAATGCGGTACACAATGAAGACCCTTGGGAGGTGGAGTACAAGTGGTCAAAAGGTGGGACCCCATTCCACTTCGCTGACAGGCAGCAGCAAGATGAGGACTTCTTTATTGTAGCTCCAGTCGAAGGGTATTATCCTGAAACACTGGAGCCTTGGGCTAACAGGTTACGTGAGGAGCAGGACCACGATTTCACGACACCGCATAAGATCTGGATGGAAGGACACGACTCTTCAGGTCCGAATGGCAAAACAGTACAGATCATCAAGGATATTAAGGAAAAGATGAACCTGGATGTGCGTCATTCCACATTGCTGGAGTATGCAAAGCATATTGCAGAAAGTGTCAATGAGGAAGAGCTGTCACTGGTAACAGGTGAGCGCCGTTCGGCTCAGGCAAACCGTCGTAGCGGTAACCTGTACGGTTACACAACTTCAGCGAGGATGTACCTGAAGCAGAAAAACTTTGATGCGGAGCGTTGGTTGCAGTTTTATGCAGAGCCGTTCAACGTATTCTCTGGATTGCAGGGACGTGACATCCGCGACCAGTACTTAGATATCGCTTGGGAAAAAGTATTGCAGAATGCAGCACATGATTCCATTGGTGGTTGCTCACTGGATGCCATCCATGATGACATGATGCACCGCTACAAGGAGGTGATCGAAATCTCAAGAGGGGTGTTTGAACGTGCGATGAAACATTCAGTACTGCAACTGAATACAGACAGGCTGGTGGATCCTTCGGAGGAGCAAGTGAACGACAAAGTATTCTTGGTGGCAGTCAACCCGAACAACAGCAATAGAACCACCGTGGTGGAAGCCTATCTGGACATTCCGGTGGAGTTTGATCAGGAAGGGTTCGAAATTGTGGATGAAGACGGAAAGGTGCTTAACTGCCAGCTGATAGAGCGTATGCCACAGCAGCATGTACTAGAGCAAATGACCAACCGTCCGATGTTCTTTGATATGGTTCGTTACCGTGCCTATGTAGAACTGACTGATCTTCCTGCGTTTGGAATGAAAGCGTTCCGCATCAAGCCAAAGGCACTGGTATTAGAGCCAAAAGATAGACTGGTGACAGTATTGTCACAGCCTGTAATGGAAAACAGTTTCCTGAAGGTGACAATCAATGCCAATGGTACACTGAATGTCATAGAAAAATTATCAGGTACGGAATATAATGAGATCGCTTACCTGTATGATGAAGGTGAAGCGGGGCATGCATGGGTCAATACTCCAACAGCACCATTTGTGACCACTGAAAAAGCAAAACCTGAGATCGAGGTGCTGGAGAATGGTGCACTGTCTGCTACTGTAGCCATCAGGCATACACTTTCATTGTACAATAACCTTTCTGACCGCAAAGCAGAAAATGGAAATGTAACGGATGTACCCGTAACCTTATTGGTAACCCTGACCAAAAATGCCAAGCGAGTGGACTTCCAAATCGAGATGGATAACAAGGTGGAGAGTCACCGCCTGCGTATCATGTTCCCGACAGGATTGACAGGGGCTACACATTCCTTTGGCGAGGGACAGTTTGATGTGGTGAAACGATCACTGGAAAGACCAGATACAACGGAATGGGTAGAACAACCAATGTATGACTTCCCGATGCACCAGTTTGTTGATCTAACAGATGGCAAGAAAGGGGCAGCTATTCTGGTAGATGGTCTGAAGGAATATGAGGTGCTGGAAGATCAGGATAAGACTATTGCCATCACATTGTTGAGAGGGTTTGAGTTTATCATCAACCCAGCAGCAGAGCAGGACTATACCCATGAGAAAGGTTCACAGTGTTTGGGTAAACAAAGCTTCCGCCTGTCCTTCTATCCGCATCAGGGAGACTGGACAGAAGGTAATGTATATACAGAAGCATTGGATTTCAACTATGAGGTACGCCTGATTCAGACAGGACCACTAAACGGTAATTTGGGTACCAGTACTTCATTCTTGAACATCGAAAATAAGGATATCCAGTTTTCTGCATTGAAGAAGGCTGAAAGCGATCAGGAGCGTACCGCTGTGTTAAGGATATTCAATCCAACTGAAGCAACCCAAAAGACAGCTGTCAACTTTGGTTTTGAGCTGGCGTCAGCAACACTGATGACACTGGAAGAGAAAGAAATTGAAAACTTGCAGCTATCAGGTCAGCAAAGCTTTGAGTTGGAGTTGGGAGCAAAGAAAATTGTAACAGTTAAGGTTGAGTTTAAATAG